One window of the Klebsiella sp. WP3-W18-ESBL-02 genome contains the following:
- the apbC gene encoding iron-sulfur cluster carrier protein ApbC — protein sequence MNSESQAKSPERLRAMVAGTLANFQHPTLKHNLTTLKALHHVAWLDDTVHIELQMPFVWHSAFEELKEQTSAELLRVTGAKAIDWKLSHSIATLKRVKNQPGVNGVKNIIAVSSGKGGVGKSSTAVNLALALAAEGAKVGILDADIYGPSIPNMLGAENQRPTSPDGTHMAPIMAHGLATNSIGYLVTDDNAMVWRGPMASKALMQMLQETMWPDLDYLVLDMPPGTGDIQLTLAQNIPVTGAVVVTTPQDIALIDAKKGIVMFEKVEVPVLGIVENMSMHICSNCGHHEPIFGTGGAEKLAEKYHTQLLGQMPLHINLREDLDNGTPTVVARPDSEFTEIYRQLAGRVAAQLYWQGEVIPSEIAFRAV from the coding sequence ATGAACTCAGAATCCCAGGCCAAATCACCTGAACGTCTACGTGCCATGGTGGCCGGCACGCTGGCAAACTTCCAGCACCCCACCCTGAAGCACAACTTAACGACGCTGAAAGCGCTGCACCACGTCGCCTGGCTTGACGACACCGTGCACATTGAACTGCAGATGCCGTTTGTCTGGCACAGCGCTTTTGAAGAATTAAAAGAGCAGACCAGCGCTGAACTGCTGCGGGTGACCGGGGCGAAAGCCATCGACTGGAAGCTGTCGCACAGCATCGCCACGCTGAAGCGCGTGAAAAATCAGCCGGGCGTTAACGGCGTGAAAAACATTATTGCCGTCAGCTCGGGCAAAGGCGGGGTGGGAAAATCGTCCACTGCCGTGAACCTGGCGCTGGCGCTGGCCGCGGAAGGGGCGAAAGTGGGCATCCTCGATGCCGACATCTACGGCCCGTCTATCCCGAACATGCTGGGCGCGGAAAACCAGCGTCCGACTTCGCCGGACGGCACCCACATGGCGCCGATTATGGCCCATGGCCTGGCCACCAACTCCATTGGTTATCTGGTCACTGACGACAACGCCATGGTGTGGCGCGGCCCGATGGCCAGCAAGGCGCTGATGCAGATGCTGCAAGAGACCATGTGGCCGGATCTCGACTATCTTGTGCTCGATATGCCGCCGGGCACCGGCGACATCCAGCTGACGCTGGCGCAGAACATTCCGGTGACCGGGGCCGTTGTGGTCACCACGCCGCAGGACATCGCGCTGATCGATGCTAAAAAAGGCATCGTCATGTTTGAGAAGGTGGAAGTGCCGGTGCTGGGCATCGTGGAAAACATGAGCATGCATATTTGCAGCAACTGTGGTCACCACGAGCCTATCTTTGGTACCGGCGGCGCCGAGAAGCTGGCAGAGAAATACCATACTCAGCTGCTTGGCCAGATGCCGCTGCACATCAACCTGCGTGAAGACCTCGATAACGGCACGCCAACGGTCGTCGCGCGTCCGGACAGCGAGTTCACCGAAATCTATCGTCAGCTGGCGGGGCGCGTTGCGGCGCAGCTTTACTGGCAGGGTGAAGTGATCCCGAGCGAAATTGCCTTCCGCGCAGTGTAA
- a CDS encoding RcnB family protein, producing the protein MRKTKMMLLGVLLATASAAWAAPATGIKQYELKEFTADFTQFKIGDNAPAMYLTPEYNIKQWQLRNLPAPDAGTRWTYMGGNYVQIGETDGKISKIFDGEIFYHR; encoded by the coding sequence ATGCGTAAAACAAAAATGATGCTTCTGGGCGTGCTGCTGGCAACGGCGAGCGCGGCATGGGCGGCACCGGCCACCGGCATCAAACAGTATGAATTAAAAGAGTTCACCGCAGATTTCACGCAATTTAAAATTGGCGACAACGCCCCTGCGATGTATCTCACGCCAGAGTACAACATCAAGCAGTGGCAGTTGCGTAATCTGCCCGCGCCGGATGCCGGCACGCGCTGGACGTACATGGGCGGCAACTATGTTCAGATCGGCGAAACGGACGGCAAAATCAGCAAAATTTTCGACGGCGAGATTTTCTATCACCGCTAA
- a CDS encoding LysR family transcriptional regulator → MFRLEDLSLFVRAAALSSFSDAAREAGIPPAQVSSAIKRLETALNTRLFARSTRSLRLTVEGETWLPYALQMLDALQNGLQQLTTPNDEVSGTLQIAVPSDLGRNLLLEVFRQFRTRHPALRLRILFSDHLTDVFKDPVDIAFRYGDNDDASFVSLPVAPDNRRVLVASPAWIARHGEPKTLADLEKCNALTYVLRGRPFDRWPLHRDGVEHSVQVCGNITSDDAEVIRRLAVAGEGVAFKSALDVKDDLQAGRLQVLLPEYLGDRVPLNMICPHRKQLSAAVRLLYEEVKARCVDTLNAV, encoded by the coding sequence ATGTTCAGGCTGGAAGATTTATCATTATTCGTTCGCGCGGCGGCGCTGAGCAGCTTTAGCGACGCCGCGCGCGAAGCCGGTATCCCACCGGCGCAGGTGAGTTCGGCGATTAAGCGTCTGGAAACGGCGCTCAACACGCGCCTGTTTGCCCGCTCCACCCGTAGCCTGCGCCTGACGGTGGAAGGCGAAACCTGGCTGCCGTACGCGCTGCAAATGCTCGATGCGCTGCAAAACGGGCTTCAGCAGCTCACGACGCCAAACGATGAAGTCAGCGGCACGCTGCAAATTGCCGTGCCGTCCGATCTTGGACGTAATCTGCTGCTGGAGGTCTTTCGCCAGTTCCGCACCCGTCATCCGGCGCTGCGGCTGCGCATTCTGTTTTCCGATCACCTGACCGACGTTTTTAAAGACCCGGTGGATATTGCGTTCCGCTACGGCGACAACGATGATGCGTCGTTTGTTTCACTGCCGGTTGCGCCCGATAACCGTCGCGTGCTGGTGGCCTCTCCCGCGTGGATTGCCCGTCACGGCGAGCCAAAAACGCTGGCCGATCTCGAAAAATGCAATGCGTTAACCTACGTGCTGCGCGGGCGACCGTTCGACCGATGGCCGCTCCACCGCGATGGCGTAGAGCACAGCGTGCAGGTGTGCGGAAATATTACCAGCGATGACGCCGAAGTGATCCGCCGTCTGGCGGTGGCCGGCGAGGGCGTTGCGTTTAAATCGGCGCTGGACGTAAAAGACGATCTGCAGGCCGGGCGTTTGCAGGTGCTGCTGCCGGAATATCTGGGCGATCGGGTACCGCTGAATATGATCTGCCCGCATCGCAAACAGCTCTCAGCTGCGGTGAGGTTGCTTTATGAAGAGGTGAAAGCGCGCTGCGTTGATACGCTGAACGCGGTGTAA
- the speG gene encoding spermidine N1-acetyltransferase, which yields MPEQSDIKLRPLEREDLRFVHQLDNNASVMRYWFEEPYEAFVELSDLYDKHIHDQSERRFVISFNGNNAGLVELVEINHIHRRAEFQIIISPEYQGKGLATRAAKLAMDYGFTVLNLYKLYLIVDKENAKAIHIYRKLGFIQEGELIHEFFVNGEYRNTIRMCIFQHQYLEKNKSTGGLLKPTAQ from the coding sequence ATGCCAGAACAATCAGACATTAAACTAAGACCCCTTGAACGCGAAGATTTGCGCTTTGTCCACCAACTTGATAATAACGCCAGCGTAATGCGCTACTGGTTCGAAGAACCCTATGAAGCCTTTGTTGAGCTAAGCGATCTTTACGATAAACACATCCACGATCAGAGCGAGCGTCGTTTTGTTATTTCGTTTAATGGTAATAATGCGGGCCTGGTAGAGCTGGTTGAAATAAACCATATTCATCGACGCGCCGAGTTTCAAATTATCATTTCACCGGAATATCAGGGCAAAGGCCTGGCAACCCGCGCCGCTAAGCTGGCAATGGACTACGGCTTTACCGTCCTGAACCTCTATAAGCTCTACCTGATTGTGGATAAAGAGAATGCTAAAGCCATTCATATTTATCGTAAGCTTGGTTTTATCCAGGAAGGCGAGTTAATACATGAATTTTTCGTTAACGGTGAGTACCGCAACACGATACGTATGTGTATTTTCCAGCATCAATATTTAGAAAAGAATAAATCAACGGGCGGATTGCTGAAACCAACGGCGCAATGA
- a CDS encoding NCS2 family permease, which produces MADNTLQSPTASSWLERRFALHSRGSSLRTECLAGITGFLAASYLLVVIPGLLAVGGMDKGAATTGTILVFVGGTLLMAFYANLPFIVGPGIGGSVLVGVTLAGSEGIGWQIGLGIACWSGILFFLLTKFGLREVVTRSVPQSIKLGLTASIGLFVAVLGFRNAGLVLANAKTNSLMLGDFMAPGALVALCGLFLAIALQARRIPGAILWAILFATLVGIPVGVTRLPTHFIDMPHSLAPVLGHVDMLGALNIAFLPFLFVFFASEFFSTMGTTLAVGGEAGLLDEEGNMPHINRPFMVDSIAAAIGPWLGIPAATALIESSAAAEAGGKTGLTALSAAVMFLLMLLFTPVALMIPKEATAPALILIGLNMFSGLRKVDLANFTDGLPVLMMVMITLIANSFGTGIAGGLLFYIVIKAIAGKWREIPVGLWILAIPLVYYFATLVKH; this is translated from the coding sequence ATGGCCGATAATACCCTTCAATCGCCAACCGCAAGCAGTTGGCTGGAGCGACGCTTTGCGTTGCATTCCCGCGGCAGTTCGCTGCGTACTGAGTGCCTGGCGGGCATCACCGGTTTTCTCGCCGCCTCCTATCTTCTGGTCGTGATTCCTGGCCTGCTGGCCGTGGGCGGTATGGATAAAGGCGCCGCGACTACCGGCACCATTCTGGTCTTCGTTGGCGGTACGCTGCTGATGGCATTTTACGCCAACCTACCGTTTATCGTTGGGCCGGGCATCGGGGGATCGGTGCTGGTCGGCGTCACGCTGGCGGGCAGCGAAGGCATTGGCTGGCAGATTGGCCTCGGCATTGCCTGCTGGTCGGGTATTCTCTTCTTTCTGCTCACCAAATTCGGCCTGCGTGAAGTGGTCACCCGTTCGGTGCCGCAGTCAATAAAACTGGGGCTCACCGCGTCAATCGGTCTGTTTGTGGCGGTGCTCGGCTTCCGTAACGCCGGGCTAGTGCTGGCAAATGCCAAAACTAACTCGCTGATGCTGGGCGATTTTATGGCACCGGGTGCCCTGGTGGCGCTGTGCGGCCTGTTTCTGGCTATTGCACTCCAGGCGCGACGCATTCCTGGCGCGATTTTATGGGCAATTCTGTTCGCCACCCTGGTGGGTATCCCGGTAGGCGTAACGCGCCTGCCAACCCACTTTATCGATATGCCGCACTCGCTGGCACCGGTGCTCGGTCACGTCGATATGCTGGGCGCGCTGAATATTGCGTTCCTGCCGTTCCTGTTCGTTTTCTTCGCCTCGGAATTCTTCTCCACCATGGGCACCACCCTTGCGGTAGGCGGCGAAGCCGGGCTGCTGGATGAAGAAGGCAATATGCCGCATATTAACCGCCCGTTTATGGTTGACTCCATTGCGGCCGCCATCGGCCCGTGGCTTGGCATTCCGGCGGCTACCGCGCTGATTGAATCCTCCGCTGCCGCCGAAGCGGGCGGAAAAACCGGGCTGACGGCGCTGTCGGCTGCAGTGATGTTCCTGCTGATGCTGCTGTTCACTCCGGTGGCGTTGATGATCCCGAAAGAAGCCACCGCGCCAGCGTTGATTCTGATTGGCCTGAACATGTTCAGCGGCCTGCGTAAGGTTGATCTGGCGAACTTCACCGACGGGCTGCCGGTGCTGATGATGGTGATGATCACGCTGATTGCCAACAGCTTTGGTACCGGCATCGCCGGTGGGCTGCTGTTCTATATCGTGATTAAAGCGATTGCCGGTAAATGGCGTGAAATCCCGGTGGGCCTGTGGATTCTGGCAATACCGCTGGTGTACTACTTTGCGACGCTGGTGAAGCACTAG
- a CDS encoding adenine deaminase yields the protein MSSNAENRRRAVQAARGEVPFDLLLTDASVVDMATGEIREADVGIVGEMIASVHPRGSRRDALERHALPGVFLSPGLMDTHVHLESSHLPPERYAEIVLAQGTTAVFWDPHELANVLGVAGVRYAVEASRHLPLQVMVAAPSSVPSTPGLEMSGAEFAGAEMDTMLGWPEVRGVAEVMDMHGVLHGSCRMQEIVQAGLNSGKLIEGHARGLSGADLQAYLAAGVTSDHELTSADDALEKLRAGLTLEIRGSHPYLLPDIVNALKTLPHLSSQITVCTDDVPPDMLLEKGGIIALLNLLIEHGLPATDALRFATLNAAIRLQRNDLGLIAAGRRADLVVFDSLDTLCARAVYVAGKQIARDGKLLAPIDAAPGVTPPRDTLRLTPLSADDFALRVGNIRHGVARLRHIRGARFTQWGEVDVEIRDGQVQLPSGFSLIWVKHRHGRHEATPQIALLEGWGELRGAIATSYSHDSHNLVVLGRHPDDMALAANQLIASGGGMALAQNGGILAHVAMPIAGMLSDKPADVLAAEFRQLRDLSAQVADWEPPYRVFKAIEGTCLACNAGPHLTDLGLTDGTTRQIVDPVISSQHTTQQ from the coding sequence ATGTCCAGCAATGCTGAAAACCGCCGCCGCGCCGTCCAGGCCGCGCGCGGGGAAGTTCCCTTCGATCTGCTGCTGACCGACGCCAGCGTCGTCGATATGGCGACCGGCGAGATTCGCGAAGCCGACGTGGGTATCGTCGGCGAGATGATTGCCAGCGTCCACCCGCGCGGCAGCCGTCGCGACGCGCTCGAACGCCACGCTCTGCCCGGCGTATTTCTCTCACCCGGTCTGATGGACACGCATGTCCACCTGGAAAGCTCCCACCTGCCGCCGGAACGCTATGCCGAAATCGTATTGGCGCAGGGCACCACTGCCGTCTTCTGGGACCCGCATGAACTGGCCAACGTGCTGGGCGTGGCGGGCGTGCGCTATGCCGTAGAGGCTAGCCGCCATCTGCCGCTGCAGGTGATGGTGGCCGCGCCGTCCAGCGTGCCGTCGACGCCGGGGCTGGAAATGTCGGGTGCCGAGTTTGCCGGGGCCGAGATGGACACCATGCTCGGTTGGCCGGAAGTGCGCGGCGTGGCGGAGGTGATGGATATGCACGGCGTCCTGCACGGCAGCTGTCGTATGCAGGAAATTGTGCAAGCGGGGCTAAACAGCGGCAAGCTGATTGAAGGCCACGCCCGCGGGCTGAGCGGCGCCGATCTGCAGGCCTATCTGGCCGCTGGCGTCACCTCAGACCATGAATTGACTTCCGCCGATGACGCGCTGGAAAAGCTGCGTGCCGGTCTGACGCTGGAAATTCGCGGCTCGCACCCGTACCTGCTGCCCGATATCGTTAATGCGCTGAAAACGCTGCCGCATCTTTCCTCGCAGATCACCGTGTGCACCGACGACGTGCCGCCGGACATGCTGCTGGAAAAAGGCGGTATCATCGCCCTGCTGAATCTGCTGATTGAACACGGTCTTCCGGCAACCGACGCCCTGCGTTTTGCTACGCTGAACGCCGCCATTCGCCTCCAGCGCAACGATCTGGGGCTGATTGCCGCCGGTCGCCGTGCGGACCTGGTGGTCTTTGATTCGCTGGATACGCTCTGTGCGCGCGCCGTTTATGTCGCCGGGAAACAGATCGCCCGCGACGGCAAGCTGCTGGCGCCGATCGACGCCGCGCCGGGCGTCACGCCGCCGCGTGATACCCTGCGCCTTACCCCACTCAGCGCCGATGATTTTGCGCTACGGGTCGGCAATATTCGCCACGGCGTTGCCCGGCTGCGCCATATTCGCGGCGCGCGTTTTACCCAATGGGGTGAAGTGGACGTTGAAATCCGTGACGGCCAGGTACAGCTGCCGAGTGGGTTTAGTCTGATTTGGGTAAAACACCGCCATGGCCGTCATGAAGCGACGCCGCAGATTGCGTTGCTCGAAGGCTGGGGTGAACTGCGCGGCGCGATTGCCACCAGCTATTCACACGACTCACATAACCTGGTGGTGCTGGGGCGTCATCCTGACGATATGGCGCTGGCGGCCAATCAGCTGATTGCCTCCGGCGGCGGCATGGCGCTGGCGCAAAACGGCGGCATTCTGGCCCACGTGGCGATGCCGATAGCCGGGATGCTGTCAGACAAACCCGCCGACGTGCTGGCCGCTGAGTTTCGCCAACTGCGCGACCTCAGCGCGCAGGTCGCCGACTGGGAGCCGCCGTATCGCGTGTTTAAAGCGATTGAGGGCACCTGTCTGGCCTGCAACGCCGGACCGCATTTGACCGATTTAGGGCTGACCGACGGCACCACGCGACAGATTGTCGATCCGGTTATTTCGTCACAACACACAACACAACAATAA
- a CDS encoding LysR family transcriptional regulator: MTEPWQRLPALSLKQLQYFVTLAQLRHFTDTANRLAISQPALSSALRQTEAVLGGKLVNRTASSVTLTELGAAILPHAQRVLSVAQAAFQDMQQIVAAGGDGTVRIGLVPSVSSLLFPMLPSLLAQAFPRLRVEFHDRTNDAMVSDLLSGQIDFGVGAIDSSLPKDLQVFPLREDPLVAVVHADDPLAGQPHLPWKLLAGNDIAVFSKGNVQRLVGALVESQRLTLNTRYQVDYIETLYGLVRSRLAVAILPQLYTTHLQDPVLKVAQLQQPALTRTVALMRGSQALPPLIESCFALLLKQLRESSGELPGAAGKQIIS; the protein is encoded by the coding sequence ATGACCGAACCCTGGCAGCGGCTACCCGCGCTTTCGCTCAAACAACTCCAGTATTTTGTGACGCTGGCGCAGCTGCGCCATTTTACCGATACCGCCAACCGCCTGGCGATAAGCCAGCCCGCGCTCAGCAGCGCGCTGCGGCAGACGGAAGCGGTGCTGGGCGGCAAGCTGGTAAACCGCACCGCGTCGTCGGTGACGCTGACCGAGCTGGGCGCGGCCATATTACCCCACGCCCAGCGGGTGTTGAGCGTTGCGCAGGCCGCGTTTCAGGATATGCAGCAAATTGTTGCGGCTGGCGGTGATGGCACGGTGCGTATTGGCCTGGTGCCCTCGGTGAGCTCGCTGCTGTTTCCGATGCTGCCCAGCCTCCTGGCGCAGGCCTTCCCGCGCCTGCGCGTTGAGTTTCACGACCGCACCAACGATGCCATGGTCAGCGATTTGCTCAGCGGCCAGATTGACTTTGGCGTCGGGGCCATCGATAGCTCGTTGCCGAAAGATTTACAGGTGTTCCCGCTGCGCGAAGACCCGCTGGTGGCGGTCGTCCATGCCGACGATCCGCTGGCCGGTCAGCCACACCTGCCGTGGAAGCTGCTGGCTGGAAACGATATCGCGGTGTTCTCAAAAGGAAACGTGCAGCGGCTGGTCGGCGCGCTGGTGGAAAGCCAGCGCCTGACGCTGAATACGCGCTATCAGGTGGACTATATTGAAACGCTGTATGGCCTGGTGCGCTCGCGGCTGGCGGTGGCGATTCTGCCACAGCTTTACACCACCCATTTGCAGGATCCTGTGCTCAAAGTTGCGCAGCTTCAGCAGCCGGCCTTAACCCGTACGGTGGCGCTGATGCGCGGGTCGCAGGCGCTGCCGCCGCTGATTGAGTCCTGCTTTGCCCTGTTGCTGAAACAGCTTCGCGAAAGCAGCGGGGAATTACCCGGGGCGGCGGGAAAGCAAATTATCTCTTGA
- a CDS encoding bifunctional diguanylate cyclase/phosphodiesterase, translated as MESNPHAPLSSFIDLMLDAVFAVDAHANIVYASASCERIFGYTPQELIGKNMFDMMLPEDRELTRNSVVEIMAGRPQFHFENRYVHKNGQTVNIMWSARWSPANQLRIGVARDITERKRSESLQSALYAISEAAHTAEDLLKLFQRIHEIVGTLLPVDNFSVTLYDPQTGQLTFPYHVDAFQEIPAPFTLIPGTFYAEVIQTGQPLLLTPERMAGRHEELRISFGLNPSCWLGVPLKSQKGTIGVLVVKSYPDGVRYNEQDQELLQFVSTQIATVIERQQMQARLQHMAQFDQLTDLPNRSLLFDRLRAALATARREGGHLSLLYIDLDKFKQVNDTLGHGIGDLLLQAAADRLTRCVVKSDTVARIGGDEFVILIENSALPDDAFAVAEKIVEAFASPFVLGEHRLAIVPSIGIAHYPEQGTNERQLLDYADKAMYLAKKAKRPDGK; from the coding sequence ATGGAATCGAATCCTCACGCGCCGTTGAGCAGTTTTATCGATCTCATGCTGGATGCTGTTTTTGCAGTAGATGCCCACGCTAACATTGTTTATGCAAGCGCGTCATGTGAACGTATTTTTGGCTATACGCCGCAAGAACTCATCGGCAAAAACATGTTCGATATGATGCTACCGGAAGATCGAGAATTAACACGAAATTCAGTAGTAGAAATCATGGCTGGCCGCCCGCAGTTCCATTTTGAAAACCGCTATGTGCATAAAAATGGCCAGACCGTCAATATTATGTGGTCGGCACGCTGGTCCCCGGCTAATCAATTACGCATTGGCGTTGCGCGGGATATTACCGAACGCAAACGCTCTGAATCATTACAATCCGCACTGTACGCTATTTCTGAAGCGGCACACACGGCTGAAGATTTACTCAAGCTATTTCAGCGTATCCATGAGATCGTCGGTACGCTGCTTCCCGTCGATAATTTTTCGGTCACGCTTTACGACCCGCAAACGGGCCAACTGACCTTCCCGTATCACGTGGATGCGTTTCAGGAAATACCCGCGCCGTTTACGCTTATTCCCGGGACATTTTACGCGGAGGTGATTCAAACGGGTCAACCGCTACTGCTGACGCCCGAGAGAATGGCGGGCCGCCATGAAGAACTGCGCATTTCGTTTGGCCTGAATCCATCCTGCTGGCTTGGGGTTCCGCTTAAGTCACAGAAAGGCACCATCGGTGTTCTGGTCGTCAAAAGCTACCCGGACGGCGTACGCTATAACGAACAGGACCAGGAGCTATTGCAGTTTGTGTCGACGCAGATTGCGACGGTTATTGAGCGTCAGCAGATGCAGGCTCGGTTACAGCATATGGCACAGTTCGATCAGCTGACCGACCTGCCAAACCGTAGCCTTTTGTTCGATCGCCTTAGGGCTGCGCTTGCTACCGCGCGCCGTGAAGGGGGGCATTTGTCGCTGCTGTATATCGATCTCGATAAATTTAAGCAGGTTAACGACACCCTGGGCCACGGGATAGGGGATTTACTCCTGCAAGCCGCCGCGGACCGCCTGACGCGCTGCGTCGTGAAATCCGATACCGTTGCGCGTATCGGCGGCGATGAGTTTGTGATTTTGATTGAGAACAGCGCGTTGCCGGACGACGCTTTCGCGGTGGCAGAAAAAATTGTTGAGGCTTTCGCTTCTCCTTTTGTGCTGGGAGAGCACCGTTTGGCGATTGTCCCGAGTATTGGCATTGCGCACTATCCTGAACAGGGTACCAACGAACGTCAGCTGCTCGATTATGCCGATAAAGCGATGTATCTGGCGAAAAAAGCAAAGCGTCCTGATGGAAAATGA
- the thiM gene encoding hydroxyethylthiazole kinase, which produces MHVDLLNSAQSAHTASLLHQHAPLVHCMTNDVVQTFTANVLLAVGASPAMVIDAGEAAQFAALAGALLVNVGTLTHSRALAMRAAVDSANRAETPWTLDPVAVGALTLRSDFCRELLRLTPSAIRGNASEIRALAGESLGGRGVDTTDTAAAALPAAQKLARESGAIVAVTGEVDYITDGERTLAANGGAALMTRIVGTGCALSAVVAASCALPGDRLLNVAGACLLMKHAGQRAAEGRGPGSFTPAFLDALYAMHGEVAA; this is translated from the coding sequence ATGCACGTTGACCTGCTTAATTCCGCGCAATCTGCGCACACCGCTTCTCTTCTTCACCAGCATGCCCCCCTTGTTCACTGTATGACGAATGACGTCGTGCAAACCTTCACGGCGAATGTCCTCCTGGCCGTGGGGGCATCTCCCGCGATGGTTATTGATGCCGGAGAGGCCGCGCAGTTTGCCGCGCTTGCCGGCGCGCTGTTGGTTAACGTGGGCACCTTAACCCACTCGCGTGCGCTGGCGATGCGCGCAGCGGTTGACAGTGCCAATCGCGCAGAAACGCCGTGGACGCTGGATCCGGTGGCGGTGGGGGCGCTGACGTTACGCAGCGATTTCTGCCGCGAACTGCTGCGCCTGACGCCGTCGGCCATTCGTGGGAACGCCTCCGAAATCCGGGCGCTGGCCGGTGAGAGCCTGGGCGGGCGCGGGGTCGATACCACCGATACCGCTGCCGCCGCGCTGCCTGCGGCGCAGAAGCTGGCGCGAGAAAGCGGGGCGATTGTGGCGGTGACCGGCGAGGTGGATTACATCACCGACGGCGAGCGCACGCTGGCGGCGAACGGCGGGGCGGCGCTGATGACGCGTATCGTCGGCACCGGCTGCGCACTGTCGGCGGTTGTTGCGGCCAGCTGCGCGCTGCCGGGCGATCGCCTGCTCAACGTGGCGGGCGCCTGCCTGCTGATGAAACACGCCGGGCAACGCGCGGCAGAGGGCCGCGGTCCGGGGAGTTTTACCCCGGCTTTCCTTGACGCGCTGTACGCGATGCACGGGGAGGTGGCGGCATGA
- the thiD gene encoding bifunctional hydroxymethylpyrimidine kinase/phosphomethylpyrimidine kinase has protein sequence MKRINALTIAGTDPSGGAGVQADLKTFSALGAYGCSVMTALVAQNTRGVQSVYRIEPDFVAAQLDSVFSDVRIDTTKIGMLAETDIVEAVAERLQRYRIQNVVLDTVMLAKSGDPLLSASAVATLRQRLLPQVALITPNLPEAAALLGAPHARNELEMLEQGRALRALGCEAVLMKGGHLDDAESPDWLFTADGEMRFTAPRVDTKNTHGTGCTLSAALAALRPRYASWQETVPVAKGWLSKALAQADTLEVGEGIGPVHHFHEWW, from the coding sequence ATGAAACGTATCAACGCATTGACGATTGCGGGCACGGACCCAAGCGGCGGCGCGGGCGTTCAGGCCGATCTGAAAACCTTCTCGGCGCTGGGGGCCTACGGCTGCTCGGTGATGACCGCGCTGGTGGCGCAAAATACCCGCGGCGTGCAGTCAGTCTACCGGATAGAACCTGACTTTGTCGCCGCGCAGCTGGATTCCGTATTCAGCGATGTGCGTATCGACACCACCAAAATCGGCATGCTGGCCGAGACCGACATCGTTGAAGCGGTGGCCGAGCGTTTACAGCGCTATCGTATCCAGAACGTGGTGCTGGACACGGTGATGCTGGCGAAAAGCGGCGATCCGCTGCTGTCGGCGTCGGCGGTCGCGACTCTGCGCCAGCGCCTGCTGCCGCAGGTTGCGCTGATTACGCCAAACCTGCCGGAGGCGGCGGCGCTGCTCGGCGCGCCGCACGCGCGCAATGAACTGGAGATGCTGGAACAGGGGCGCGCGCTGCGGGCGTTGGGCTGTGAAGCAGTGCTGATGAAAGGCGGCCACCTGGACGATGCCGAAAGCCCGGACTGGCTGTTCACCGCTGACGGCGAAATGCGCTTTACCGCGCCGCGCGTGGACACCAAAAATACCCACGGCACCGGCTGTACGCTATCGGCGGCGCTGGCAGCGTTAAGACCGCGTTACGCCAGCTGGCAGGAGACGGTGCCGGTGGCGAAGGGCTGGCTGTCGAAAGCGCTGGCGCAGGCCGATACGCTGGAGGTCGGCGAGGGGATTGGTCCGGTTCACCACTTCCACGAATGGTGGTAG